A genomic stretch from Penicillium digitatum chromosome 4, complete sequence includes:
- a CDS encoding putative myosin heavy chain — protein sequence MYDDSDYSSHDSEFETDISTRRTGIRTHVRERSVSRHRRPEIISREFLAPIRSTRMHRSASTGGSRRHERGPPAAPAPPPAVMIFNEQGLQSESRSENKPQSRRVHHEFNEKHSHNHKHNHFDDEHDEIFQAPVAPRRRQRAVSSVSRDASASPFQRDHELAISQRILERNDLRQDMGQHILERSDLRQGVGQHILERNDLRQDVGQHILERSDLRQDVGQQILERNDLRQDVGQQILERNDLRQDLSQQILERNDLRQDLGQQILERNDIRQDLDIWKHQQEIERLQRELQKSRGRSDHEREKIVVNPQPNPHESRLLRDPHESRLLREELEYEDEISERLRKLQRLERKHQSAEEERKAEERYQLKRLAAEKRAADEEEEVRHKLEQEKLRDLARKQDEKGQREKLVREERWKELARVKEEEEEREKLVREERWKELARAKEEEEERAKLVREEKWKALARQKEEEEEHEKLVQAIRDEDMRKAREAEEKRNKELAMKAAAVEEWKAEQERIKQRQAEEAIRKAKDFRDRLRSIGYSEEEIDAIINKKEEKKEEKKEEKEEEKKEEKKEEKKEEKKEEKKEEKKEEKETRITWIKVHRKHLLPDTLTAYGLPWDWDESDPNYIIIKRWIDDDFQEELFAHTQRLREGKFIAQRSHSTTELKVNDRRKDRLFLVRKKSPSGRVRIFG from the exons ATGTATGACGATTCTGACTACTCCTCGCATGACTCGGAGTTTGAGACCGATATCTCCACCCGGAGAACAGGTATCAGAACTCATGTTCGCGAGCGCTCTGTCTCTCGTCACCGCCGCCCGGAAATCATCTCTCGCGAGTTCTTAGCACCAATCCGATCCACCCGCATGCACCGGTCGGCCTCGACAGGCGGTAGTCGACGCCACGAGCGCGGCCCACCAGCGGCACCTGCCCCACCACCAGCGGTGATGATCTTCAACGAGCAAGGGCTGCAGTCAGAGAGTCGCTCGGAGAACAAGCCCCAGTCTCGACGGGTGCACCACGAGTTCAACGAAAAGCACAGTCATAACCATAAACACAACCACTTCGATGACGAACATGACGAAATTTTTCAGGCGCCGGTCGCCCCGCGCCGCCGTCAGCGCGCCGTCAGCAGCGTCTCGCGCGATGCCTCTGCGTCCCCCTTCCAACGTGACCACGAGCTAGCCATCAGCCAGCGCATATTGGAGCGCAATGATCTCCGGCAGGACATGGGTCAGCACATCCTGGAACGCAGTGATCTTCGGCAGGGCGTAGGTCAGCACATCCTGGAACGCAATGATCTCCGGCAGGACGTGGGCCAGCACATCCTGGAACGCAGTGATCTTCGGCAGGACGTGGGTCAGCAAATCCTAGAACGCAATGATCTCCGGCAAGACGTGGGTCAGCAAATCCTAGAACGCAATGATCTCCGGCAGGACTTGAGTCAGCAAATCCTGGAACGCAACGATCTCCGGCAGGACTTGGGTCAACAAATCCTAGAACGCAATGATATCCGGCAGGACTTGGATATCTGGAAGCATCAGCAGGAGATCGAACGGCTGCAGCGGGAGCTGCAGAAGTCTCGTGGGCGCAGCGACCACGAGCGCGAGAAAATCGTTGTGAATCCGCAACCCAATCCGCACGAGTCTCGGCTGCTCAGGGATCCGCATGAATCTCGGCTGCTCAGGGAGGAGCTCGAGTACGAGGACGAGATTTCAGAGCGGCTGCGTAAGCTGCAGAGGCTCGAGCGCAAGCATCAGTCCGCGGAGGAGGAGCGCAAGGCCGAGGAGCGCTATCAGCTCAAGAGGCTTGCGGCGGAGAAGAGGGCCgctgacgaggaagaagaggttaGACACAAACTGGAGCAGGAGAAACTGAGGGACCTTGCGCGCAAACAGGATGAGAAGGGACAGAGGGAGAAACTTGTGCGGGAGGAAAGATGGAAGGAGCTTGCAAGGGtgaaggaggaggaagaggagagggagaaGCTTGTGCGGGAGGAAAGGTGGAAGGAGCTTGCAAGGGcgaaggaggaggaagaggagagggcCAAGCTTGTGCGAGAGGAGAAGTGGAAAGCGCTTGCTCGgcagaaggaagaagaggaggagcaTGAGAAACTGGTTCAGGCGATTCGAGATGAGGACATGCGCAAGGCGAGGGAGGccgaagagaagaggaataAGGAGCTCGCTATGAaggctgctgctgttgaGGAGTGGAAGGCTGAACAAGAGCGGATCAAGCAGAGACAGGCGGAGGAGGCGATCCGGAAGGCGAAGGATTTCCGCGATCGCCTTCGCAGCATCGGCTATTCCGAGGAGGAGATTGACGCTATCATCAacaagaaggaggagaagaaggaagagaagaaggaagagaaggaggaggagaagaaggaggagaagaaggaggagaagaaggaggagaaaaaggaggagaagaaggaagaaaagaaagaagagaaagagactAGGATCACATGGATCAAG GTCCATCGCAAGCACTTGCTACCAGACACCTTGACCGCTTACGGTCTGCCTTGGGACTGGGACGAG AGCGACCCCAActacatcatcatcaaaagATGGATAGACGACGACTTCCAAGAAGAGCTCTTCGCCCACACCCAACGTCTTCGCGAGGGCAAGTTCATCGCTCAGAGATCCCACTC
- a CDS encoding Prefoldin — protein MSIPNEALQKLLQEIEARAIASQQQISITKAHMTSKQRDIRMLQLTSKELSELPSETKVYEGVGKMFVNVPINTVNKRLTRESGEATAEIANLEKKLHYHETTNQKSRENLEQILKSGGRS, from the exons ATGTCAATCCCCAATGAAGCTCTCCAAAAG CTCCTTCAGGAGATTGAAGCCCGTGCGATCGCCTCGCAGCAGCAGATCAGTATCACTAAGGCTCATATGACCTCCAAGCAGCGCGATATCCGCATGCTACAGCTTACATCGAAGGAGTTGTCTGAGTTGCCTTCCGAGACAAAGGTTTATGAGGGCGTTGGAAAAAT GTTCGTCAACGTTCCCATCAACACAGTCAACAAGCGCCTTACGCGCGAGAGCGGCGAGGCCACCGCTGAGATCGCCAACCTCGAGAAAAAGCTGCACTATCACGAGACGACAAACCAAAAGAGTCGGGAGAACCTGGAGCAGATTCTCAAGTCCGGTGGAAGGTCGTGA
- a CDS encoding HMG box protein, putative: MTLVARPIPPTPPQSTDGYPLPEEPFGGPGGYRPAYNDMSRSAEDIRNRQQEMHYGSSPFYHAPSFPQNMPPQAIMMSDAQVTTPPPGSDEDLIQMGSPTMMAPSPPWSQSPHSRGKGPVRAANKRRNRTRRELSDPGIKLDGPISQLTESFHTTPIKDMDAWVSRSALERQDEVRKKNGKISRPMNSFMLYRSAYAERTKRLVGANNHQIVSKIAGQGWKLEPIEIRRKYEDLAKLERDNHAATHPDYKFSPNKNPTTTSRRDSGSPVLIPGHLGEEGSFSDMDSDLGSNPYHGSSYAHSRSQSFEETYYDSSRDSSPFGPDSMMTPGYIHSSWQNTSHPSGLPVMPPSSLPSSESYGGDIYHSISPNQQDMGYGSSLAGLPGATHHELLQPQLTHPSHGLPMHDMDPRLLSNGGESSGIATMSGPSYSAAPGTYSTWVDDAQPGFYTASSGPSMSPSTVSYAHPSMTSAYLPSMQSLEGRDSSWEMPRHESMADPTGAEFELWCSAEPSSNGY, from the exons ATGACTTTGGTGGCAAGACCTATTCCACCTACGCCTCCCCAGTCCACAGACGGATATCCCTTACCCGAAGAGCCCTTTGGCGGTCCTGGAGGGTATCGACCTGCATACAACGACATGAGCAGGTCTGCTGAGGACATCAGGAATCGTCAGCAAGAGATG CACTACGGGTCTTCTCCGTTCTATCATGCCCCCAGTTTTCCTCAGAACATGCCTCCTCAAGCG ATCATGATGTCCGATGCCCAGGTCACCACGCCTCCTCCGGGATCTGATGAAGATCTCATCCAGATGGGTTCACCTACCATGATGGCCCCTTCTCCACCTTGGTCACAGTCCCCGCACTCTCGCGGCAAAGGACCAGTGAGGGCAGCAAACAAGCGACGCAATCGTACCCGGAGAGAGCTCTCCGATCCAGGTATCAAGCTCGATGGACCAATCAGTCAACTGACTGAATCGTTCCACACTACCCCTATCAAGGACATGGACGCCTGGGTATCTCGATCTGCTCTTGAGCGACAGGATGAGGTCCGCAAGAAGAATGGGAAGATTTCTCGCCCCATGAACTCCTTTATGCTTTATCGGTCTGCATACGCAGAGCGCACCAAGAGACTGGTGGGTGCGAACAACCATCAAATCGTCTCCAAGATTGCGGGCCAAGGCTGGAAGCTCGAGCCCATCGAGATTCGCCGAAAATACGAAGACCTGGCGAAGCTAGAACGCGACAACCATGCCGCAACACATCCAGACTACAAGTTCTCACCCAACAAAAACCCAACCACCACCAGCCGACGCGATAGCGGCTCGCCTGTTCTGATACCCGGACATCTCGGTGAGGAAGGGAGTTTCTCTGACATGGACAGTGACCTGGGGTCGAACCCATACCACGGGTCTTCCTACGCCCACTCACGATCCCAAAGCTTCGAGGAGACTTACTACGACAGTAGTCGGGATTCCTCGCCCTTTGGACCTGACTCCATGATGACACCGGGATATATCCACTCCTCTTGGCAAAACACAAGCCACCCCAGTGGACTCCCAGTGATGCCGCCCAGCTCCCTCCCGAGTTCCGAATCCTACGGTGGAGATATCTACCACTCCATCAGCCCTAACCAGCAGGATATGGGGTATGGCTCTTCCCTCGCTGGACTCCCTGGTGCTACTCACCATGAGTTGCTCCAGCCTCAGCTTACCCACCCGTCACACGGTCTCCCTATGCACGACATGGATCCCCGCCTTCTTAGCAACGGCGGCGAGTCTTCTGGAATTGCCACCATGTCCGGTCCTTCCTATTCCGCCGCTCCTGGCACATATTCTACCTGGGTTGACGACGCTCAACCTGGCTTTTACACAGCCTCATCGGGGCCATCCATGTCTCCGAGCACTGTTTCATACGCGCATCCTAGCATGACCTCGGCCTACCTTCCCAGCATGCAGAGCCTTGAGGGTCGGGACTCCTCCTGGGAGATGCCTCGCCATGAGAGCATGGCTGACCCTACTGGCGCCGAGTTCGAGTTGTGGTGCTCCGCTGAGCCCAGCTCCAATGGCTACTAA